The following are encoded together in the candidate division KSB1 bacterium genome:
- a CDS encoding FHA domain-containing protein encodes MKARLFCTTGMLAGASFTIGKQAVIGKSGDNHIVLEPPVISDRHARIFWEETQHCYMLEDLGSRNGTQLDGRRVTSREKLGRLHVITFAGKFDFVFQMIEAAAPAPGNGFKVLAQKSAAAAPSTPAYGNGKTPKRRRRSSIGRTMIEAVPVMSGKLPFAAAAPEKTRIEAPLVHSRPTLVLEVQKAGGQVQNFPLSAGEHLVGRAPDCSVCIDDPSISRRHAVLVVKSDTVSVRDLNSRNHTFVGREAIARETEVVLPATLRFGTVAARLTAVPAADARLSGAGRRW; translated from the coding sequence ATGAAAGCCAGACTGTTCTGCACCACCGGCATGCTCGCCGGCGCCAGTTTCACGATCGGCAAGCAGGCGGTGATTGGCAAAAGCGGTGACAATCACATCGTGCTGGAGCCACCGGTGATTTCCGACCGGCATGCGCGCATTTTTTGGGAGGAGACGCAGCATTGTTACATGCTGGAAGACCTGGGCAGCCGCAACGGCACCCAGCTCGATGGCCGGCGGGTGACCAGCCGGGAGAAGCTGGGGCGCTTGCACGTCATTACCTTTGCCGGAAAATTTGATTTCGTGTTTCAAATGATCGAGGCCGCCGCGCCGGCGCCGGGCAACGGGTTCAAGGTGCTGGCGCAGAAGTCTGCGGCAGCCGCACCGTCAACCCCGGCCTACGGCAATGGCAAAACTCCCAAACGGCGGCGGCGGTCGAGCATCGGCCGCACCATGATCGAGGCGGTGCCCGTGATGTCCGGCAAACTGCCGTTCGCGGCGGCCGCGCCGGAGAAAACAAGAATCGAAGCACCGCTCGTGCACAGCCGCCCGACGCTGGTGCTGGAGGTGCAGAAAGCCGGCGGCCAGGTGCAGAACTTCCCGCTGTCCGCCGGCGAACATCTGGTGGGCCGTGCGCCCGATTGCAGTGTGTGCATCGATGATCCTTCCATCTCCCGCCGTCACGCCGTGCTGGTGGTGAAATCCGACACCGTCAGCGTGCGTGACCTGAACAGCCGGAATCACACCTTTGTGGGACGGGAAGCCATCGCGCGCGAAACGGAGGTGGTGTTGCCCGCCACCCTGCGCTTCGGCACGGTGGCCGCCCGCCTGACCGCCGTGCCCGCGGCTGACGCGCGCCTGTCGGGCGCGGGCAGGCGCTGGTAA
- a CDS encoding cytochrome c family protein yields the protein MAKAEGNKGFFGTVKLSLAQRYILPQARRLLVGLGGLGGLGVLVCYAVDALLLQNQFIASGPVSSGHAKFETDCRACHEPFQSARNAKCSVCHEKTGDTLGVYSFAAHVLYRSADARRLTAETRDQECALCHQEHDGRAARLTEVSDARCLPCHAFGSLNRHHPQFDFITQQTPDDSTLRFTHLRHVAEVAKREQLTDRERACLYCHNPRPDGRHFEPIAFDTHCSACHLKPNSESAALPIRMPGDTAPGVELLEDLRRRGGPARAALQNISPAEFQIKPGNRVVKSPLRHADPWILENLRTLRRMLYPENGLTDLLRAGSPATASAPALQPVYEEALQTLRRQAEALRARPEPEMQRELARVDSLLRVAQNKIRRQDFAVQDARLFQAAAKADPRVSPAQAEAILGLVDNLTRRCQRCHVVANAAIQRVQKDQRILWRAEFDHRAHILQRRCLECHTAIPMLEPAAAAAPPADHAAIQNVPGIDNCRGCHNAVETSNRCITCHDYHPNKSNRASMLLYVD from the coding sequence GTGGCAAAGGCAGAAGGCAACAAGGGATTTTTCGGCACGGTCAAACTTTCACTGGCGCAGCGCTATATCCTGCCGCAGGCGCGCCGCCTGCTGGTGGGGCTCGGCGGCCTGGGCGGCTTGGGCGTGCTGGTCTGCTACGCAGTCGACGCGTTGCTGCTGCAAAACCAGTTCATCGCCAGCGGCCCGGTCTCCTCCGGCCATGCCAAATTCGAGACCGACTGCCGCGCCTGCCACGAGCCGTTTCAATCCGCCCGCAATGCCAAATGCTCGGTCTGCCATGAGAAAACCGGCGACACCCTCGGGGTCTACTCCTTCGCGGCACACGTTCTCTATCGTTCCGCGGATGCGCGCCGCCTCACCGCGGAGACACGGGACCAGGAATGCGCACTCTGCCACCAGGAACATGACGGCCGCGCCGCCCGGCTCACGGAAGTGTCCGATGCCCGTTGCCTGCCCTGCCACGCCTTCGGCTCGCTCAATCGCCATCACCCGCAATTCGATTTCATTACGCAGCAGACACCGGATGATTCGACGCTGCGCTTCACCCACCTCCGGCACGTGGCGGAAGTGGCGAAACGGGAACAGTTGACCGATCGTGAGCGCGCCTGTTTGTACTGCCACAATCCCCGGCCGGACGGCCGGCACTTCGAGCCGATCGCGTTCGACACCCATTGCAGTGCCTGTCATCTCAAGCCCAACAGTGAGAGTGCGGCGCTGCCCATTCGCATGCCGGGCGACACCGCACCGGGTGTCGAGTTGCTCGAAGACCTGCGCCGGCGTGGCGGGCCGGCCCGGGCGGCACTGCAAAATATCAGTCCGGCCGAGTTTCAAATCAAACCCGGCAACCGGGTGGTGAAATCACCGCTGCGCCATGCCGACCCATGGATTCTGGAGAATCTGCGCACGCTGCGGCGCATGCTCTATCCCGAAAACGGTTTGACCGATTTGCTCAGGGCCGGCAGCCCGGCAACCGCTTCCGCACCGGCGTTGCAGCCGGTTTATGAAGAGGCATTGCAGACACTGCGCCGCCAGGCCGAGGCCCTGCGCGCCCGCCCCGAGCCGGAGATGCAGAGGGAACTGGCGCGCGTGGATTCGCTGCTGCGGGTCGCACAAAACAAAATACGCCGCCAGGATTTCGCCGTGCAGGACGCCAGGCTGTTCCAGGCTGCTGCGAAAGCCGATCCCCGGGTGTCGCCGGCGCAGGCAGAGGCCATTCTCGGCCTGGTCGACAATCTCACCCGCAGATGCCAGCGCTGTCACGTGGTGGCCAATGCCGCCATTCAGCGCGTGCAAAAGGACCAGCGGATCTTGTGGCGTGCCGAATTCGATCATCGTGCCCACATTCTGCAGCGGCGCTGCCTGGAATGCCACACCGCCATCCCGATGTTGGAGCCGGCAGCAGCCGCCGCGCCGCCGGCCGATCACGCCGCGATTCAAAATGTGCCCGGCATCGACAATTGCCGCGGCTGCCACAATGCGGTGGAGACCTCGAATCGCTGCATCACGTGCCACGATTATCATCCGAACAAAAGCAATCGCGCCAGCATGCTGTTGTATGTGGATTGA
- a CDS encoding DUF1565 domain-containing protein: protein MAHTLSFRHSFLPALALLLAGILVPVGVPRAFAAVDTVYVSVAGSDAQGDGSAAKPYRSLTVALQKTAGNAANPKVIKLSGGTFSAVTTGEVFPLVLKSWVTILGAGRSATFLDAGQALHVFSGRQIQQAALAGLCLQNGRATGTAAAGQGGGVWLKDFTGFTLRDCLIRDNHAANAGGGLFISKGSGLTVQNCLLENNRALNGGAMYHDSSTATLITSSTLQHNRAGNLGGALYIAATAPTIQKCRIRWNVAEPGQQQGGGGIVLSNAMGAVIGGAFELGNDIHENTGGVQGSQLFLLDKQSTADARFNFWGVLPDKKVAAPTSQINLGNARNVAINVAFGTRTFFVAPTGSDENNGSAGQPWRTINYALSQFFATELDTMRLYLRPGIYSTAGTGENFPIRLKSRTSLLGAGRESTIIEGGNWPQSELFSAVNIAGARLTAVTLRQAGRGALVARGCERLLLDSLLVENNQGSRGAGVTIIGGSGNRVANCLFRGNHSTGNGGALALLGEDTEVVQNVFLNNSAARGGAVAADSGSTAVFEQNDFTGNRADRGGALYFAQARPQVSGNRIRQNHATAGGGALALEGASQPVIGGSRSRGNDIYDNTTAGQGTQLWRTSPGLTVDARYNFWGEVPGATTAVPANEFSLQEYRTLAIRVPRGTRTLYVSPAGNDEANGATPAAALRTLTEAMKLFFGTAEAPMTLQLLPGEYAPASNSETFPIALESHLTLTGAGREQTVITGDGIHRLFEGRQLRQVVLRHMTLRHGKSGQRGGGVWLDSVATVLIDSCHFQGNEAMQGGGLALRGCNPATIQFTQFAGNQAQLRGGGLHVEGDSIALRNCELTGNQAILEGGAVHFSKVKLASVYANTMTGNQAERGGAVMLASGRAQFFRNTIIDNRATLSGGALFIAAEANAVIGGTPENGNDLYGNQAAGNGRALAGPSRSTPNEARFNFFGARPDEAQVSSLASFNVSEFRRTSILLPNAERTLYLSPRGNDDNTAPSAKNPLRTLGRALRLFVALPGDRFTLSLANGTYSRQTTGEILPVRLPGRVVLAGSHADSVIIHGGAASRLLEVVEADSVEIRQLTLAAGATEGLQNGAGLRLQNCRAIRVIGVHFRDHTTPAFGAGLAGEAVTSLYLSQCRFTHNRGTGAALYLQNCDGEILGCTFSDNLSPGAGAALYLQNAAVRLGGCRITRNHSQGAFQGGAIFCTGTSLPVIGGEAGFGNDIFDNTGSGNGSQLQRTGNTPKIIASHNYLGSTAPTEREVFPLEGFVLEPRRTVPLAGNNPPVWVNVSPSPATPLTASRRDTLHFSASALDPDNDPLSYSWFADNFPISFAQNFAWVAFFYSAGRHTVRLEVSDGVNSIAVEWQIDLVLTTVAETQDPPPVQFQLARVFPNPMRAAASSRRIMFHTAHRSVVELVIYDVMGRRVRHLLQAEQPAGRHQVFWDGRDDSGRLLSAGVYLLHMRAGSFRATQKLVIVR, encoded by the coding sequence ATGGCCCACACCCTCTCCTTTCGTCATTCGTTCCTGCCTGCCCTTGCTTTGTTGCTTGCCGGTATACTGGTGCCGGTCGGTGTGCCGCGTGCCTTCGCCGCCGTCGACACGGTTTATGTATCCGTCGCCGGCAGCGATGCGCAAGGCGACGGTTCCGCCGCCAAACCTTATCGCAGCCTGACGGTGGCGCTGCAGAAAACAGCGGGCAACGCCGCCAATCCCAAAGTCATCAAACTGTCCGGCGGCACCTTCAGCGCGGTGACCACCGGCGAAGTTTTCCCGCTGGTGCTGAAAAGCTGGGTGACCATCCTGGGCGCGGGCCGGAGCGCCACCTTTCTCGATGCCGGGCAGGCGCTGCACGTGTTCAGCGGCCGACAAATTCAGCAGGCGGCATTGGCGGGGCTGTGTTTGCAAAATGGCCGGGCCACGGGCACGGCTGCCGCCGGGCAGGGCGGCGGGGTGTGGCTCAAGGATTTTACCGGCTTCACCCTGCGCGATTGTCTGATTCGCGACAACCACGCGGCCAATGCCGGCGGCGGTTTGTTCATTTCCAAAGGCTCGGGCTTGACGGTGCAGAACTGCCTGCTGGAGAACAATCGCGCGTTGAACGGCGGCGCGATGTATCATGACAGCTCCACTGCCACCCTCATCACCTCCTCGACGCTGCAGCACAATCGGGCCGGCAACCTGGGCGGCGCCCTGTACATTGCCGCCACCGCACCCACCATCCAAAAATGCCGCATTCGCTGGAATGTCGCCGAGCCGGGCCAGCAGCAGGGTGGCGGCGGCATCGTGCTCAGCAATGCCATGGGTGCGGTGATCGGCGGCGCCTTCGAGCTGGGCAATGACATTCACGAAAACACCGGCGGGGTGCAGGGCTCGCAACTTTTTTTGCTCGACAAGCAAAGCACGGCCGACGCCCGTTTCAATTTCTGGGGTGTGCTGCCGGACAAGAAAGTGGCGGCCCCCACCTCCCAGATTAATCTGGGCAATGCCCGCAACGTTGCGATCAACGTGGCGTTCGGCACGAGAACGTTCTTTGTCGCGCCCACCGGTTCGGACGAGAACAACGGCAGCGCCGGCCAGCCGTGGCGCACCATCAACTACGCGCTGAGCCAGTTCTTCGCCACTGAACTTGACACCATGCGCCTGTACCTGCGTCCGGGGATTTACAGCACCGCCGGCACCGGCGAAAATTTCCCGATCCGTTTGAAATCCCGCACCAGCCTGCTGGGTGCCGGCCGGGAGTCCACCATCATCGAGGGCGGGAACTGGCCGCAGTCGGAATTGTTTTCGGCGGTGAATATCGCGGGCGCGCGCCTCACGGCGGTGACGCTGCGCCAGGCCGGCCGCGGCGCACTGGTGGCGCGCGGGTGTGAGCGTTTGTTGCTGGATTCGCTGCTGGTGGAGAACAATCAGGGCAGTCGCGGCGCGGGTGTCACCATCATCGGCGGTTCCGGCAACCGCGTGGCCAACTGTCTGTTTCGGGGAAATCACAGCACGGGCAACGGCGGCGCGCTGGCGCTGTTGGGAGAGGATACCGAAGTCGTACAGAATGTTTTTCTCAACAACAGCGCGGCACGGGGTGGCGCGGTGGCGGCGGATTCCGGCAGCACGGCGGTATTCGAGCAGAACGACTTCACCGGCAACCGCGCGGATCGCGGCGGCGCGCTTTATTTTGCGCAAGCGCGGCCGCAGGTGAGCGGCAATCGCATCCGGCAGAATCACGCCACCGCCGGCGGCGGCGCGCTCGCGCTCGAGGGCGCGTCGCAGCCGGTGATCGGCGGCAGCCGCAGCCGCGGCAATGACATCTATGACAACACCACTGCCGGCCAGGGTACGCAATTGTGGCGCACCTCGCCGGGCTTGACGGTCGATGCCCGATACAACTTCTGGGGCGAAGTGCCGGGAGCCACGACCGCCGTTCCCGCAAACGAATTCTCACTGCAGGAATACCGCACGCTCGCGATTCGCGTGCCGCGCGGCACGCGCACGCTCTACGTCTCGCCCGCCGGCAACGACGAGGCGAATGGCGCCACACCGGCGGCGGCGCTGCGCACCCTCACCGAGGCGATGAAACTCTTCTTCGGCACGGCAGAGGCGCCCATGACGCTGCAGCTCCTGCCCGGCGAATATGCGCCCGCGAGCAACAGCGAAACGTTCCCCATAGCGCTGGAAAGCCATCTCACCCTCACCGGCGCCGGGCGCGAACAAACGGTGATCACCGGCGATGGCATTCACCGCCTCTTTGAAGGCCGCCAATTGAGGCAGGTGGTCTTGCGGCACATGACGCTGCGCCACGGCAAAAGCGGGCAGCGCGGCGGCGGCGTGTGGCTCGATTCGGTGGCCACCGTGTTGATCGATAGCTGCCACTTTCAGGGCAATGAAGCAATGCAGGGTGGCGGTTTGGCGCTGCGCGGCTGCAACCCGGCGACGATTCAATTCACGCAGTTTGCCGGCAATCAGGCCCAATTGCGCGGTGGCGGGCTGCACGTGGAGGGCGACAGCATTGCCCTGCGCAATTGCGAGCTGACCGGCAACCAGGCAATCCTCGAGGGCGGCGCCGTTCATTTCAGCAAGGTGAAACTTGCCTCCGTTTACGCCAACACGATGACCGGCAATCAAGCCGAACGGGGGGGTGCGGTGATGCTGGCGAGCGGGAGGGCGCAGTTTTTCCGCAATACCATCATCGACAACCGCGCGACGCTGAGCGGCGGTGCTCTCTTCATCGCAGCCGAGGCCAACGCGGTGATCGGCGGCACGCCGGAAAACGGCAACGATCTTTATGGCAACCAGGCGGCCGGCAACGGCAGGGCGCTGGCCGGCCCAAGCCGCAGCACACCCAATGAGGCGCGGTTCAATTTCTTCGGCGCCCGGCCGGACGAAGCGCAGGTGAGCAGCCTCGCCAGCTTCAATGTCTCCGAGTTTCGCCGCACCAGCATCCTTCTGCCAAACGCCGAGCGCACACTGTATCTTTCGCCCCGCGGCAATGATGACAACACTGCGCCCTCGGCGAAAAATCCGCTGCGCACGCTCGGCCGCGCGCTGCGGCTGTTCGTGGCGCTGCCCGGTGATCGCTTCACCCTCAGCCTGGCCAACGGCACCTATTCGCGCCAGACAACCGGCGAGATCCTGCCGGTGCGCCTGCCCGGCCGTGTGGTGCTGGCCGGCAGCCATGCCGACAGCGTGATCATCCACGGCGGAGCGGCCAGCCGTCTGCTGGAAGTGGTGGAGGCGGACAGTGTCGAAATTCGGCAGCTCACGCTGGCGGCGGGCGCCACAGAAGGGCTGCAGAACGGCGCCGGTTTGCGGCTGCAAAACTGCCGTGCCATTCGTGTGATTGGCGTGCATTTTCGCGACCACACCACGCCGGCCTTTGGTGCGGGCCTGGCCGGTGAAGCGGTCACGTCGCTTTATCTCAGCCAGTGCCGTTTCACGCACAATCGCGGCACCGGCGCGGCGCTTTACCTGCAAAACTGCGACGGCGAAATTCTGGGGTGCACCTTCAGCGACAATCTCTCGCCGGGAGCGGGCGCGGCGTTGTATTTGCAAAATGCCGCCGTCCGGCTCGGCGGCTGCCGCATTACGCGCAACCACTCACAGGGTGCGTTCCAGGGCGGCGCGATTTTCTGCACCGGCACCTCTCTGCCGGTGATTGGCGGTGAGGCCGGTTTTGGCAATGATATTTTTGACAACACGGGCAGCGGCAACGGCAGCCAGTTGCAGCGCACCGGCAACACGCCCAAAATCATTGCCAGTCACAATTATCTCGGCAGCACGGCGCCCACCGAGCGGGAGGTTTTTCCGCTGGAGGGTTTTGTGCTCGAGCCCCGGCGCACGGTGCCGCTGGCGGGCAACAATCCGCCGGTGTGGGTGAATGTCTCGCCGTCGCCCGCAACGCCACTGACCGCCAGCCGCCGGGACACGCTGCACTTCTCCGCCAGCGCCCTCGATCCCGACAACGATCCGTTGAGTTACAGCTGGTTTGCGGACAATTTCCCCATCTCCTTCGCTCAAAATTTTGCCTGGGTGGCTTTTTTCTACAGCGCGGGCCGGCACACGGTGCGCCTGGAGGTGAGTGATGGCGTGAACAGCATTGCGGTAGAATGGCAAATCGACCTGGTGCTTACCACGGTGGCGGAGACGCAGGACCCGCCACCGGTGCAGTTTCAGCTTGCCCGCGTCTTTCCCAATCCCATGCGCGCTGCCGCTTCGTCGCGTCGCATCATGTTTCACACCGCGCACCGCAGTGTGGTGGAACTGGTAATTTATGATGTGATGGGCCGGCGCGTGCGCCATTTGCTGCAGGCGGAGCAGCCGGCCGGCCGGCATCAAGTTTTCTGGGATGGCCGCGATGACAGCGGCCGGCTGTTGTCTGCCGGTGTTTATCTGCTGCACATGAGGGCAGGCAGTTTTCGTGCAACGCAGAAGCTGGTCATCGTGAGATAG
- a CDS encoding sterol desaturase family protein translates to MDINYIALAIPFFLLLIGVEVWFVRHERKEYYRFNDAINDLSCGVLQQVVGVFSKVIIVGGYVWLYENFRLLEISPRSAVAWVVLLFGVDFCYYWFHRVSHRMNAPWAAHIVHHQSEEFNLAVALRQGTFQSWFSWLFYLPLALIGFPPLMFLTMSAVDTLYQFWIHTRALGKLGPLEWVLNTPSHHRVHHGRNPKYLDKNYAGIFIIWDRLFGTFEPETEPVVYGVTEPLNSWNPVWANLHYWAKLKNLAGQFPRWIDRIKLFFMPPEWRPAGLPPLPPHPEVTPETYVKYDTKLPLGLNLYVLLHFSPVVAATFFMLQKENTWPLHWHLLAGSMIVVTLLTLGGILDKRGWAFRLELVRLVLLALLTMLAFAGGDWFSLPLVLAVPLFAGFAFWLASYRAVFLTPALSPAA, encoded by the coding sequence ATGGACATCAACTACATTGCCCTGGCGATTCCGTTTTTTCTGCTGCTCATCGGCGTGGAAGTCTGGTTTGTCCGCCATGAACGCAAAGAATACTACCGCTTCAATGATGCCATCAATGACCTGAGCTGCGGAGTGTTGCAACAGGTGGTGGGGGTGTTCAGCAAAGTCATCATCGTGGGCGGCTATGTCTGGCTCTATGAAAACTTCCGCCTGCTGGAGATTTCCCCCCGCTCGGCGGTGGCCTGGGTGGTGTTGCTGTTCGGCGTGGATTTCTGCTATTACTGGTTTCATCGCGTCAGTCATCGCATGAATGCGCCCTGGGCCGCGCACATCGTGCATCACCAAAGCGAGGAATTCAACCTGGCGGTGGCGCTGCGGCAGGGCACGTTTCAAAGCTGGTTTTCGTGGCTCTTCTACCTGCCGCTCGCGCTCATCGGCTTTCCCCCACTGATGTTTCTCACCATGTCGGCTGTCGACACGCTCTATCAATTTTGGATTCACACCCGCGCCCTCGGCAAACTCGGCCCGCTGGAATGGGTGCTCAACACGCCCTCGCATCACCGCGTGCATCACGGCCGCAATCCCAAATATCTCGACAAAAACTACGCCGGCATCTTCATTATTTGGGATCGTCTGTTCGGCACCTTCGAGCCGGAAACCGAGCCGGTGGTGTATGGCGTCACCGAGCCGCTCAACAGTTGGAATCCGGTTTGGGCCAATCTGCACTATTGGGCGAAACTCAAGAACCTCGCCGGCCAGTTTCCGCGCTGGATTGACCGCATCAAACTCTTCTTCATGCCACCGGAGTGGCGGCCCGCCGGTCTGCCGCCGCTGCCGCCCCATCCCGAAGTCACGCCTGAAACCTATGTCAAGTATGATACCAAATTGCCGTTGGGCCTGAATCTCTATGTCTTGCTGCATTTCAGTCCGGTGGTGGCCGCCACGTTTTTCATGCTGCAAAAAGAAAACACCTGGCCGCTGCATTGGCATCTCCTCGCCGGCAGCATGATTGTGGTGACGCTCTTGACGCTCGGCGGCATTTTGGACAAGCGCGGCTGGGCCTTTCGGCTGGAGCTGGTGCGGCTGGTGTTGCTGGCCCTCCTCACCATGCTGGCTTTTGCAGGCGGTGACTGGTTCAGCCTCCCCCTGGTGCTGGCGGTGCCACTTTTTGCAGGCTTTGCGTTTTGGCTGGCAAGCTACCGCGCGGTGTTCCTGACGCCTGCACTCTCGCCGGCTGCCTGA
- a CDS encoding YafY family transcriptional regulator, which yields MNRTDRLIATILLLQSRRVVRVRDIAAHFAISTRTVYRDLAALQEAGVPLAAEAGEGYSLVAGYHLPPVMFTHAEASALFVGGEFVQHLTDESLKKHMASALLKIRAVLPEEKQDYLERLQQATAVFARPLHPLHGFRDDVLALMQEAVVKRQVLKIEYVATSNNEITCRSLEPLCLIYYSDHWHLIAYCRLRQDYRDFRADRIKNIHPTGEVFAPHRDFSPAVYFERKKQSANLQEVRVKFPPNVAPRVRYHHYHCVAEEPARDGGLIVTFLVPYLPSLADWLMTFGDDLEILHPPELRRLLLERAQKAVAHYSKPC from the coding sequence ATGAATCGCACCGATCGCCTGATTGCCACCATCTTGCTGCTGCAAAGCAGGCGCGTGGTTCGCGTGCGCGACATTGCCGCCCATTTCGCCATCAGCACGCGCACGGTCTACCGTGATTTGGCCGCGCTGCAGGAGGCCGGTGTGCCGCTGGCCGCGGAAGCCGGCGAAGGCTACAGCCTGGTGGCGGGCTATCACCTGCCGCCGGTGATGTTCACCCATGCCGAAGCCAGCGCCCTGTTCGTCGGCGGTGAATTCGTGCAGCACCTGACCGACGAATCGTTGAAAAAACACATGGCCTCTGCGCTGCTCAAGATCCGCGCCGTGCTTCCCGAAGAGAAACAGGACTATCTTGAACGCCTGCAGCAGGCAACCGCAGTGTTCGCGCGGCCGCTGCACCCGCTGCACGGCTTCCGCGACGATGTGCTGGCGCTCATGCAGGAGGCCGTGGTCAAGCGCCAGGTGTTGAAGATCGAATATGTCGCGACCTCCAATAATGAGATCACCTGCCGCAGCCTCGAGCCGCTCTGCTTGATTTATTACAGCGACCACTGGCACCTCATCGCCTATTGCCGGCTGCGCCAGGATTATCGCGATTTCCGCGCTGATCGCATCAAGAACATTCATCCCACCGGCGAGGTGTTCGCCCCGCATCGCGATTTTTCACCCGCGGTCTATTTCGAAAGGAAAAAGCAGAGCGCAAACCTGCAGGAAGTGCGGGTGAAGTTCCCGCCCAACGTGGCACCGCGCGTGCGTTATCATCACTACCACTGCGTTGCCGAAGAACCTGCCCGCGACGGCGGCCTGATTGTCACGTTTCTGGTTCCCTACCTGCCTTCCCTGGCAGACTGGCTCATGACATTCGGCGACGACCTGGAGATTTTGCATCCACCCGAGCTGCGCCGCCTGCTGCTGGAACGCGCGCAAAAGGCCGTGGCGCATTACAGCAAACCATGTTGA
- a CDS encoding M28 family peptidase translates to MKTPEIKLALIAIFLCFSLQTPVTAQKPPAGLVKNLTVLGRHFNGARALATVALLQNYWRHAGNRDFNRCMDSLAAALRAGGYAESDARYKLIVRDTLLAQERSWQPDFAELRLLTPRDTVLHSLAQAKMMLCPNSHATPPAGVQAELVAIDSLAIVRGSLRGKVAYTRRPLHEVFHKAVRQGAAAGIISSHLPDYNRPAEHPASIGMEAIPYVDSLAVFAFKISHTSRRLLDSLLRRGPVQVQAKVRAQFAPKVVREVTAEIIGSRNPGERVALLAHLDEPGANDNASGCATLLEMALALRQALTAGELAAPARTLTLRWVEEIATVQRWQQHDPQTFQRVFAALVLDMVGQDIAKTGGNFLVERAPDPAALWTRPPDHHTEWGSREIAEAELRGTYLNDLFIAACETRSRLRRNQWRVHSHPFEGGSDHVPFVQHGVPAVLAWHFTDVFYHTSGDDLDKVSPQEMANVGVSAAATALFLAQGAPADAGALVPLLLRRARQRLENEAANSRAALRHSLEADVIEEEKMLRVWQRWYAEALASVGKIPVAPDSTALAAAIAQAQRRLERLTEEKINSLRR, encoded by the coding sequence ATGAAGACTCCTGAGATCAAACTCGCTCTCATTGCCATTTTTCTCTGCTTTTCACTGCAAACGCCAGTCACGGCGCAGAAGCCGCCCGCCGGTTTGGTCAAAAATCTCACCGTCCTCGGCAGGCATTTCAACGGCGCACGTGCACTGGCAACCGTCGCCCTGCTGCAAAACTATTGGCGTCACGCCGGCAACCGTGATTTCAATCGTTGCATGGATTCGCTCGCCGCGGCCTTGCGCGCCGGCGGATATGCGGAGTCGGATGCCCGCTACAAACTGATCGTGCGCGACACATTGCTGGCACAGGAGCGCTCCTGGCAGCCCGACTTTGCCGAGCTGCGGCTGCTCACCCCGCGGGACACCGTGCTACACTCGCTGGCGCAGGCCAAAATGATGCTCTGCCCCAATTCACACGCCACTCCACCGGCGGGTGTGCAAGCGGAACTGGTTGCCATCGACAGTCTGGCAATTGTGCGCGGCAGCCTGCGCGGCAAAGTGGCCTATACGCGCCGGCCCCTGCATGAAGTTTTTCACAAAGCCGTGCGGCAGGGGGCGGCCGCCGGCATCATCTCCTCCCACCTGCCGGACTACAACCGGCCCGCCGAGCATCCCGCTTCCATCGGCATGGAGGCGATTCCTTATGTCGACTCGCTGGCGGTTTTCGCATTCAAAATTTCCCACACCAGCCGGCGCCTGCTCGATTCGCTGCTGCGCCGCGGCCCGGTGCAGGTGCAGGCAAAAGTCCGGGCGCAGTTTGCACCGAAAGTCGTGCGCGAGGTCACCGCCGAAATCATTGGCAGCCGCAATCCCGGCGAAAGGGTGGCATTACTCGCGCATCTCGACGAGCCGGGGGCGAATGACAACGCCTCCGGTTGTGCCACGTTGTTGGAGATGGCGCTGGCGTTGCGGCAGGCGCTGACCGCCGGCGAGCTGGCTGCGCCGGCGCGTACCCTCACACTGCGCTGGGTCGAAGAAATCGCCACGGTGCAGCGCTGGCAGCAGCATGATCCGCAAACCTTTCAGCGCGTATTTGCGGCCCTGGTGCTGGACATGGTGGGGCAGGACATCGCCAAAACCGGCGGCAATTTTCTGGTGGAACGGGCGCCTGATCCTGCCGCGCTTTGGACACGGCCGCCGGATCACCACACGGAGTGGGGCAGCCGTGAAATTGCGGAAGCAGAGCTGCGGGGAACTTACTTGAATGACTTGTTCATCGCCGCCTGCGAAACGCGCAGCCGGCTGCGGCGCAACCAGTGGCGCGTGCACAGCCATCCCTTCGAGGGCGGCAGCGATCATGTGCCGTTTGTGCAGCACGGCGTGCCCGCAGTGCTGGCCTGGCATTTCACCGACGTTTTTTACCACACCAGCGGCGATGACCTCGACAAAGTTTCGCCGCAGGAGATGGCCAACGTCGGCGTGAGCGCCGCTGCGACGGCGCTTTTCCTCGCGCAGGGTGCGCCTGCAGACGCCGGCGCCCTGGTGCCACTGCTGCTGCGGCGTGCGAGACAGCGCCTGGAAAACGAGGCGGCCAACAGCCGCGCGGCACTGCGCCACAGCCTGGAGGCCGATGTCATTGAGGAGGAAAAAATGCTGCGGGTCTGGCAAAGGTGGTATGCCGAAGCGCTGGCGAGCGTGGGCAAAATACCGGTGGCGCCCGACAGCACGGCTCTGGCCGCGGCAATTGCACAGGCGCAACGCCGGCTCGAACGGCTGACGGAGGAGAAGATCAACAGCCTGCGGCGGTGA